In Micropterus dolomieu isolate WLL.071019.BEF.003 ecotype Adirondacks linkage group LG17, ASM2129224v1, whole genome shotgun sequence, one genomic interval encodes:
- the nop53 gene encoding ribosome biogenesis protein NOP53 isoform X2 — protein MTGAPPPSLRHKRRRNVFLSQSPNMAAARRLKRVAASQPGFLNFKSSSDTSDPASSRRKRVNKNKKKNWNKHSDINDVDAFLEDVRHQERTTGGLLSEKSDDSLFFLDVGPPKKAEQKAEPVEGRKRKGKASRPLRIDLILQHDSLVPPPKDVLAYQQPNAKKLRRIAQKAEQLAAKGVVPRRQKQLLTRRPVNRATKKAVTEANNNPDRDFYDIWGQESKDAADPWYLQQTGKQRVKRPEKLNEKPSVLPAVEVIAPGGSYNPDFFSHQALLLEAHEVEVKKQKEEDKIAKQLAVNREDTATEETVFREQVEGLVEEENEEEAPNEEEEDVAVGAISLALKKTERQRKKERADKIKEQRRLANRRKTGQQQQLFQLRSIKASIKQQDQKTKDRQTQRKANQEAQKAQPRRLGKLKFQAQDMEVQLSDELAGSLRRLKPEGSVLKDRFKSLQKRNLIEPRERAKFKRRHKLKYVEKRAFREIT, from the exons ATGACG GGGGCGCCACCACCTTCACTCCGCCACAAAAGAAGAAGGAACGTGTTTCTCTCTCAGTCTCCCAACATGGCGGCGGCCAGGAGGTTGAAACGCGTGGCTGCTTCACAGCCAGGTTTTCTAAATTTTAAGTCCTCTTCAGACACTTCAGACCCGGCCAGTAGTCGGAGGAAACGTGTgaacaagaacaagaaaaagaacTGGAACAAACACAGCGACATAAACGATGTAGATGCGTTTTTAGAAGACGTCCGACACCAGGAGAGGACCACAGG aggtctgctgtctgagAAGTCAGATGACAGTTTGTTCTTTTTGGATGTTGGGCCACCAAAGAAAGCTGAACAGAAAG CAGAGCCTGTCGAGGGGAGGAAACGGAAAGGGAAGGCGTCACGTCCTCTGAGGATAGACTTGATCCTGCAGCATGATTCCCTCGTTCCACCACCTAAAGA TGTGCTGGCCTATCAGCAACCCAATGCCAAGAAACTCCGTCGCATTGCCCAGAAGGCCGAGCAGCTGGCAGCCAAAGGTGTGGTGCCACGGAGACAGAAACAGCTGCTGACCAGACGGCCGGTCAACAGGGCGACCAAGAAGGCAGTGACAGAGGCCAACAACAACCCAGACAGAGACTTTTACGACATATGGGGACAAGAGT CCAAAGATGCAGCTGACCCCTGGTACCTTCAGCAGACGGGCAAGCAGCGTGTTAAG CGTCCAGAGAAGTTGAATGAGAAGCCATCCGTGCTTCCTGCTGTGGAGGTGATCGCTCCCGGAGGATCCTACAACCCAGACTTCTTCTCCCATCAG GCCTTGCTGCTGGAGGCCCATGAGGTGGAGGTCAAGAAACAAAAGGAAGAAGACAAAATAGCAAAACAGCTGGCTGTCAACAGAGAAGACACAGCAACAGAG GAGACAGTTTTCAGAGAGCAGGTGGAAGGCCTGGTAGAAGAAGAGAATGAAGAAGAGGCTCCtaatgaggaagaggaggatgtggCAGTGGGAGCCATCTCGCTGGCACTGAAGAagactgagagacagaggaagaaagagagggcAGACAAAATTAAG GAGCAGCGGCGACTCGCCAACAGACGGAAGACTggtcaacagcagcagctcttcCAGCTTCGCTCCATAAAGGCCTCAATTAAACAGCAGGACCAGAAAACcaaggacagacagacacaacgCAAGGCCAACCAGGAGGCCCAGAAAGCTCAACCCAGACGCCTCGGCAAACTCAA GTTTCAGGCTCAGGACATGGAGGTTCAGCTGAGCGACGAGCTGGCCGGCTCCCTGCGACGACTCAAG CCAGAGGGCAGCGTCCTCAAGGACCGCTTCAAAAGTCTGCAGAAGAGGAATCTGATTGAACCAAGAGAAAGAGCCAA GTTCAAGAGGAGGCACAAGCTGAAGTATGTGGAGAAAAGGGCTTTTAGAGAGATCACTTAG
- the nop53 gene encoding ribosome biogenesis protein NOP53 isoform X1 translates to MTGAPPPSLRHKRRRNVFLSQSPNMAAARRLKRVAASQPGFLNFKSSSDTSDPASSRRKRVNKNKKKNWNKHSDINDVDAFLEDVRHQERTTGGLLSEKSDDSLFFLDVGPPKKAEQKVAEPVEGRKRKGKASRPLRIDLILQHDSLVPPPKDVLAYQQPNAKKLRRIAQKAEQLAAKGVVPRRQKQLLTRRPVNRATKKAVTEANNNPDRDFYDIWGQESKDAADPWYLQQTGKQRVKRPEKLNEKPSVLPAVEVIAPGGSYNPDFFSHQALLLEAHEVEVKKQKEEDKIAKQLAVNREDTATEETVFREQVEGLVEEENEEEAPNEEEEDVAVGAISLALKKTERQRKKERADKIKEQRRLANRRKTGQQQQLFQLRSIKASIKQQDQKTKDRQTQRKANQEAQKAQPRRLGKLKFQAQDMEVQLSDELAGSLRRLKPEGSVLKDRFKSLQKRNLIEPRERAKFKRRHKLKYVEKRAFREIT, encoded by the exons ATGACG GGGGCGCCACCACCTTCACTCCGCCACAAAAGAAGAAGGAACGTGTTTCTCTCTCAGTCTCCCAACATGGCGGCGGCCAGGAGGTTGAAACGCGTGGCTGCTTCACAGCCAGGTTTTCTAAATTTTAAGTCCTCTTCAGACACTTCAGACCCGGCCAGTAGTCGGAGGAAACGTGTgaacaagaacaagaaaaagaacTGGAACAAACACAGCGACATAAACGATGTAGATGCGTTTTTAGAAGACGTCCGACACCAGGAGAGGACCACAGG aggtctgctgtctgagAAGTCAGATGACAGTTTGTTCTTTTTGGATGTTGGGCCACCAAAGAAAGCTGAACAGAAAG TAGCAGAGCCTGTCGAGGGGAGGAAACGGAAAGGGAAGGCGTCACGTCCTCTGAGGATAGACTTGATCCTGCAGCATGATTCCCTCGTTCCACCACCTAAAGA TGTGCTGGCCTATCAGCAACCCAATGCCAAGAAACTCCGTCGCATTGCCCAGAAGGCCGAGCAGCTGGCAGCCAAAGGTGTGGTGCCACGGAGACAGAAACAGCTGCTGACCAGACGGCCGGTCAACAGGGCGACCAAGAAGGCAGTGACAGAGGCCAACAACAACCCAGACAGAGACTTTTACGACATATGGGGACAAGAGT CCAAAGATGCAGCTGACCCCTGGTACCTTCAGCAGACGGGCAAGCAGCGTGTTAAG CGTCCAGAGAAGTTGAATGAGAAGCCATCCGTGCTTCCTGCTGTGGAGGTGATCGCTCCCGGAGGATCCTACAACCCAGACTTCTTCTCCCATCAG GCCTTGCTGCTGGAGGCCCATGAGGTGGAGGTCAAGAAACAAAAGGAAGAAGACAAAATAGCAAAACAGCTGGCTGTCAACAGAGAAGACACAGCAACAGAG GAGACAGTTTTCAGAGAGCAGGTGGAAGGCCTGGTAGAAGAAGAGAATGAAGAAGAGGCTCCtaatgaggaagaggaggatgtggCAGTGGGAGCCATCTCGCTGGCACTGAAGAagactgagagacagaggaagaaagagagggcAGACAAAATTAAG GAGCAGCGGCGACTCGCCAACAGACGGAAGACTggtcaacagcagcagctcttcCAGCTTCGCTCCATAAAGGCCTCAATTAAACAGCAGGACCAGAAAACcaaggacagacagacacaacgCAAGGCCAACCAGGAGGCCCAGAAAGCTCAACCCAGACGCCTCGGCAAACTCAA GTTTCAGGCTCAGGACATGGAGGTTCAGCTGAGCGACGAGCTGGCCGGCTCCCTGCGACGACTCAAG CCAGAGGGCAGCGTCCTCAAGGACCGCTTCAAAAGTCTGCAGAAGAGGAATCTGATTGAACCAAGAGAAAGAGCCAA GTTCAAGAGGAGGCACAAGCTGAAGTATGTGGAGAAAAGGGCTTTTAGAGAGATCACTTAG